The Cellulophaga sp. L1A9 genome window below encodes:
- a CDS encoding FadR/GntR family transcriptional regulator, with product MNINVLSKNENQEVTNRVNKIITGIRDLINDKYLQPGDKLPSERELSEKFEVSRRSIRTGILKLEFYGILRSMPQSGTFVANIGSVAMNGMIEDILNLGPPDFKSLVKTRMLLELEAVKLAALSRSKEDLDTIKSALDAHRSKLLSGEDAVQEDLLFHLAIAKASGNVTMNMFMIAITPQIIIDFKNYHVDYEYLHELRIKEHEEIHDAIKVQNPKLAEGKMKEHFKMLYQYCEGEKQ from the coding sequence ATGAATATAAATGTTCTTAGTAAAAATGAAAATCAGGAGGTTACGAATCGTGTAAATAAAATAATTACAGGAATTCGGGATTTAATAAATGATAAGTACTTACAACCAGGAGACAAATTACCATCGGAACGTGAGTTATCAGAAAAATTTGAAGTAAGTAGAAGAAGTATTAGGACCGGTATTTTAAAACTTGAGTTCTATGGTATTTTAAGATCAATGCCTCAAAGTGGAACTTTTGTGGCAAATATTGGTTCTGTTGCAATGAATGGAATGATTGAAGATATTCTGAATTTAGGGCCACCGGATTTCAAATCTTTGGTAAAGACTAGAATGCTATTAGAATTAGAAGCGGTTAAATTGGCAGCTTTATCAAGATCCAAGGAAGATTTAGATACTATAAAAAGTGCATTAGATGCCCACAGATCCAAATTGTTGTCGGGAGAAGATGCTGTTCAAGAAGATTTACTATTCCATTTAGCTATAGCAAAGGCTAGCGGCAATGTCACTATGAACATGTTCATGATTGCTATTACCCCACAAATAATAATAGATTTTAAAAACTACCATGTTGATTATGAATATTTACATGAATTAAGAATTAAAGAACATGAAGAAATTCATGATGCAATTAAGGTTCAAAATCCGAAATTAGCTGAGGGAAAAATGAAAGAACACTTTAAAATGCTGTATCAATATTGTGAAGGTGAAAAACAATAA
- the manD gene encoding D-mannonate dehydratase ManD — translation MKIKDIKVFVCSPGRNFVTVKIITDNGTYGIGDGTLNGREMAVVAYLQEHIVPCLIGKDAQQIEDIWQYLYKGAYWRKGPVTMAAIGAIDTALWDIKGKQANLPVYQLLGGKSRKGVTIYGHANGETIDEVLDNLGQMIADGYKAVRLQCTIPNLKGSYGTMEGKKNYYELQGNRPLPPEQQWSTAKYMNFIPELFKQARERFGNDIGLCHDVHSRLTPIEASRLGKLLEPYNLIFIEDAVTSENPQGYQIVREHTVAPLAVGEIFNSVWDAKVLIENQWIDYLRMAITHGGGITPLKKIADFAAIYHIRMAPHGAPDLSPICFMAHMHFNLWAPNFGIQEFIGFGTPELNDVFKYEVQLKDGLLYMEDKPGLGVDFDEDAAKKYPYKRSYLPVSRLEDGTLWDW, via the coding sequence ATGAAAATTAAAGATATTAAAGTTTTTGTCTGTAGCCCTGGTCGTAATTTTGTCACTGTTAAAATTATAACAGATAATGGTACTTATGGAATAGGTGACGGTACCCTTAATGGTCGGGAAATGGCTGTCGTGGCGTATTTACAAGAACATATTGTTCCTTGCTTAATAGGTAAGGATGCGCAACAAATTGAAGATATATGGCAATACCTTTATAAAGGGGCTTATTGGCGTAAAGGACCTGTGACAATGGCTGCTATAGGTGCTATAGATACAGCCTTATGGGATATTAAAGGCAAGCAAGCTAATTTACCAGTGTACCAGTTACTCGGAGGAAAAAGTAGAAAAGGAGTTACTATCTATGGGCATGCCAATGGAGAAACAATTGACGAAGTACTGGATAATTTAGGACAAATGATTGCAGATGGATATAAAGCAGTTAGATTACAGTGCACTATTCCCAACCTAAAGGGTTCCTACGGGACAATGGAAGGGAAAAAAAATTATTATGAACTGCAAGGAAACAGACCATTACCGCCAGAACAACAGTGGTCTACTGCTAAATACATGAATTTTATTCCAGAACTTTTTAAGCAAGCACGTGAGCGTTTCGGAAATGATATAGGTCTATGTCATGACGTACATAGTAGGCTTACTCCAATAGAAGCATCAAGATTGGGAAAACTTTTAGAGCCTTATAATCTTATTTTTATTGAAGATGCGGTTACTTCAGAAAATCCTCAAGGATATCAAATTGTTCGTGAACACACTGTAGCACCTTTGGCTGTGGGCGAAATATTCAATTCTGTCTGGGATGCAAAGGTATTGATAGAAAATCAATGGATTGATTATTTACGTATGGCTATTACCCACGGAGGAGGGATTACACCATTGAAAAAAATTGCTGATTTCGCAGCAATTTATCATATCCGAATGGCACCTCACGGAGCACCAGATCTTTCTCCAATCTGTTTTATGGCACATATGCATTTTAATCTTTGGGCTCCCAATTTTGGAATCCAAGAGTTTATAGGCTTTGGTACTCCCGAACTGAACGATGTATTCAAATATGAGGTTCAATTAAAGGACGGACTTTTATATATGGAAGACAAACCAGGCCTGGGTGTGGATTTTGACGAAGATGCCGCTAAAAAATACCCTTATAAAAGGTCATACTTGCCAGTAAGCAGACTAGAAGACGGCACCCTATGGGATTGGTAG
- a CDS encoding polysaccharide lyase family 7 protein translates to MKSAWQILSIAGLTLLMASCFNTVKKETVAKAPSDIITFMDEWSILCGDGTQSNELVGFQKKDFFYVENDGKTDWVVYKTPNSGITSRTSSNTRTELGQRAKWTPMEGGKLTGTLKVQHVSTSGDARVAASYAVVVGQIHGKDGHENEPLKIFYKKFPGQTKGSVYWNYEINTAGDDNSGRWDFSTAVWGNDMSVIGTSPNTYPEEPKDGIALGEEFSYEINVYKGIMYLTFKSKGHETKTFTKSLIKSNFSTKEDIPQQIWTLYASIGRDGVERENAYTGEMQNFKQGAYNQTNGKNPEDNMVWSTGSETYDGDIVKQYANGCYAEVWFKEATVGAGTAPKKE, encoded by the coding sequence ATGAAATCAGCATGGCAAATTCTATCAATTGCAGGACTTACACTATTAATGGCGAGTTGCTTTAATACTGTAAAAAAAGAAACTGTTGCTAAAGCTCCTAGCGATATCATTACATTTATGGATGAATGGAGTATTCTTTGTGGAGACGGCACACAATCTAATGAATTGGTAGGTTTTCAGAAAAAAGATTTTTTCTATGTTGAAAATGATGGAAAAACGGATTGGGTAGTCTATAAAACACCAAATTCGGGTATCACCTCAAGAACTTCGAGTAATACAAGAACAGAGTTAGGACAACGGGCAAAATGGACACCGATGGAAGGTGGTAAGCTAACAGGAACATTAAAAGTACAACATGTATCTACTTCGGGTGATGCAAGGGTTGCTGCATCCTACGCAGTTGTAGTTGGTCAAATTCATGGGAAAGATGGCCACGAAAACGAGCCTTTAAAAATCTTCTACAAAAAATTTCCTGGCCAAACAAAAGGTTCTGTGTATTGGAATTATGAAATAAATACAGCGGGTGATGATAATTCTGGAAGATGGGATTTCTCAACAGCAGTTTGGGGAAATGATATGTCTGTTATTGGTACAAGTCCAAATACATACCCAGAAGAACCTAAAGACGGCATTGCATTGGGTGAAGAATTCAGTTATGAAATAAATGTGTACAAAGGTATCATGTACCTTACTTTTAAAAGTAAAGGTCATGAAACTAAAACCTTTACAAAAAGTCTAATAAAATCAAATTTTTCAACGAAAGAAGATATTCCGCAACAAATTTGGACTTTATATGCTTCTATTGGTCGTGATGGAGTAGAACGCGAAAATGCCTATACTGGCGAAATGCAAAATTTCAAGCAAGGAGCCTATAATCAAACCAATGGTAAAAATCCAGAAGACAATATGGTTTGGAGCACGGGTTCCGAAACTTATGATGGAGATATCGTAAAGCAATACGCGAACGGATGTTATGCAGAGGTTTGGTTTAAAGAGGCAACTGTTGGTGCGGGAACTGCGCCTAAAAAGGAGTAG
- a CDS encoding FadR/GntR family transcriptional regulator gives MKSKPVRIKDNVEVHNTIISKIRDYINLRNLRSGDKLPSERVLSEQFKVSRRIVVEVIEKLEFYGLVNSVPHSGTFIADIGHIALNGIIEDIITLEKKDFLSLVETRLMLEAKSVYLAATRRTEVDLKNIELAFNRYKTKILSGGDALQEDLLFHLAIVKASKNSSIHDLMLQITPKIISVFEKTRVSNEEGFIFEINKHEAILQAIRDKNPEEAVKKMEFHFELLIEFCNDF, from the coding sequence ATGAAATCGAAGCCTGTAAGAATTAAGGACAATGTTGAAGTTCATAATACTATAATTTCAAAAATTAGAGATTATATTAATTTAAGGAATTTAAGGTCAGGAGATAAACTTCCTTCTGAGCGAGTATTGTCTGAACAATTTAAGGTAAGTAGAAGAATTGTTGTTGAGGTAATTGAAAAACTTGAATTTTATGGCTTGGTAAATTCAGTACCACATTCAGGAACATTTATTGCAGATATTGGGCATATAGCCTTGAATGGTATTATAGAAGACATTATAACTTTAGAAAAGAAAGATTTTCTATCCTTAGTGGAAACAAGGTTAATGTTGGAAGCTAAATCGGTTTATTTAGCAGCTACTAGAAGAACAGAAGTAGATTTAAAGAATATAGAATTAGCTTTCAACAGGTATAAAACAAAAATATTAAGCGGGGGAGATGCTTTGCAAGAAGATTTATTGTTTCATTTAGCAATAGTTAAAGCCAGTAAGAATAGTTCTATTCATGATTTAATGCTGCAAATTACCCCTAAAATCATTTCCGTTTTTGAGAAAACTAGAGTTTCTAATGAGGAGGGATTTATTTTTGAAATAAATAAACATGAAGCTATTCTCCAGGCTATCAGAGATAAAAACCCCGAAGAAGCTGTAAAGAAAATGGAATTTCACTTCGAATTGTTGATCGAATTTTGTAACGACTTTTAA
- a CDS encoding DUF6642 family protein produces MEIEKFIFCLEAVPDVDVDSTTEVVNTLEDIALNQGIASIYKTCDTIEGLEQSLNDLLYEDHNFKDYEIIYLVMSGEPNNVLLNDYYYSIEEIAEIFEGKMSGKVIHFANEKILDLTDEESQYFLDVTGARAISGYGAKQDAISSVATIDRVFFSLYQENDDFKEVVELMFQKHYNLCKLLDFRLYY; encoded by the coding sequence ATGGAGATTGAAAAATTTATTTTCTGTCTTGAAGCCGTTCCGGATGTAGATGTTGATAGCACTACGGAAGTGGTGAATACTTTGGAAGATATCGCCTTAAACCAAGGTATTGCAAGTATTTATAAAACTTGTGATACTATTGAAGGATTAGAACAGAGCTTGAATGACTTGTTGTATGAAGATCACAATTTTAAAGATTACGAAATTATTTATCTCGTGATGTCAGGAGAGCCTAATAATGTGCTGTTGAATGACTATTATTATAGTATTGAGGAAATCGCAGAAATTTTTGAAGGTAAAATGAGTGGGAAAGTGATACACTTTGCCAATGAAAAAATCTTAGACTTAACAGATGAGGAATCCCAGTATTTTTTAGATGTTACTGGAGCAAGAGCAATATCAGGATATGGAGCGAAGCAGGATGCAATTTCTAGTGTAGCAACTATTGACAGAGTCTTTTTTAGCTTGTACCAAGAGAACGATGATTTTAAGGAAGTCGTAGAATTGATGTTTCAAAAGCATTACAACCTCTGCAAGTTACTAGACTTCAGATTGTATTATTAG
- a CDS encoding heparinase II/III family protein gives MNFSKIYYILFFLVSGLGFSQHIPTNEIIATTDLVNYLAPEVKAKLSEKGPITEAVLAQYFRDKFAERYFYDWNDFETRFEKYNNSNSGAEKSHEQNAKDHMGKFSGPAQWKLPFNYLNGKPVNAYALRHLARQHKMVDVAFQYYYEDKDPKYITYFKNQLQSLNEALKANQFEKIEDGNGVYEVFRSGYRVLNWLQIHTMFLGQEAYTDKDQLTTIATLLQHGAHLYKHNSEFASGNHQTRGMSALAMISILFNDFQDTSTWYEHSMSLLEEHMANEINDDGFQFERSVHYHMSDIGTYFYVYQLAKISKLSVKPFWKERLKSLFITLTKISYPDKSAPVLSDDTDDPWAESNDVSGALTLGYLLFESPKIGYFANDHVERKMFWFVSNSQLEMLDNIEAQSPTMKSLEFPKTGYYVMREGWKPEDKMMIISAGLDEKKPDHQHGDMLGVQAMANGKVILPNYQVRYSLSDYGFFKNSLVKNVALVDDELQGKQYTSNQGGSGFGKFLELPHPKTIAWETNNNIDVFVGGHDGFENKGVAYSRQVIYLKDDFWIVKDNFSSDGAHDYKQVWQGHYSLEESPNLIRSTFDTASGLDIYQLKKTDTVTTSGTRGKQWAVVTKRDQNVFSFITILCPYQGYANRIDEEKDKPDFKGWVLNDSFWTIDGTKPSSLSKESKTLLFSVRKLAFENIKLEFTQASDVVVILKDNLLTVQSIGEKESQLSFRNKSTKKNMTLKPGETVAFSLK, from the coding sequence ATGAATTTTTCTAAAATATATTATATCCTATTTTTTTTAGTTTCAGGACTGGGGTTTTCACAGCACATACCTACCAATGAAATAATTGCAACAACTGATTTAGTTAATTATTTAGCGCCAGAAGTTAAAGCAAAATTGAGTGAAAAAGGACCAATCACAGAAGCTGTTTTAGCACAATATTTCCGAGATAAATTTGCTGAACGTTATTTTTATGATTGGAATGATTTTGAGACTCGGTTTGAGAAATATAATAATAGCAATAGTGGTGCAGAAAAATCTCATGAACAGAATGCAAAGGATCATATGGGGAAATTTTCAGGACCTGCGCAATGGAAACTCCCTTTTAATTATCTAAATGGAAAACCGGTAAATGCATATGCTTTACGCCATTTAGCACGCCAGCATAAGATGGTAGATGTAGCTTTTCAATACTACTATGAAGATAAAGATCCTAAGTATATTACCTATTTTAAAAATCAATTACAGTCTTTAAATGAAGCCTTGAAGGCAAATCAATTTGAAAAAATTGAAGATGGTAATGGCGTGTACGAAGTTTTTCGTTCGGGGTATAGGGTACTTAATTGGTTGCAAATACACACCATGTTTTTGGGGCAAGAAGCGTATACCGATAAAGACCAACTAACCACAATAGCGACTCTACTGCAGCACGGAGCTCACCTGTACAAACATAACTCTGAGTTTGCTTCTGGAAACCATCAAACAAGAGGAATGTCTGCTCTTGCGATGATTTCCATATTGTTCAATGATTTTCAGGACACAAGTACCTGGTATGAACATTCTATGTCCTTATTAGAAGAGCATATGGCCAATGAAATTAATGATGATGGCTTTCAGTTTGAACGTTCTGTACACTATCATATGAGTGATATTGGCACCTATTTTTATGTGTATCAATTGGCAAAAATAAGCAAGTTATCGGTTAAACCGTTTTGGAAAGAACGCTTAAAATCACTATTCATTACATTAACGAAAATTTCATATCCAGATAAATCAGCACCTGTATTGTCCGACGATACAGATGATCCTTGGGCAGAAAGTAATGATGTTTCTGGAGCTTTAACCTTAGGTTATTTATTATTCGAATCCCCTAAAATCGGTTATTTTGCTAATGACCATGTGGAACGTAAAATGTTTTGGTTTGTGAGCAATTCGCAATTAGAAATGTTAGATAATATTGAAGCGCAATCCCCAACGATGAAATCGCTAGAGTTTCCTAAAACAGGTTATTATGTGATGCGGGAGGGTTGGAAGCCTGAAGATAAAATGATGATAATTTCAGCAGGCTTAGATGAAAAGAAACCAGACCATCAACATGGAGATATGTTGGGTGTTCAAGCCATGGCAAATGGCAAAGTTATTTTACCTAATTATCAAGTGCGTTATTCATTAAGTGATTACGGATTTTTTAAAAATTCTTTGGTAAAGAACGTGGCTTTAGTAGATGATGAATTACAGGGTAAGCAGTATACTTCCAATCAGGGCGGTAGTGGTTTTGGTAAGTTTTTAGAATTGCCGCATCCTAAAACTATTGCCTGGGAAACAAACAATAACATTGATGTATTTGTAGGGGGCCATGACGGATTTGAAAATAAAGGTGTGGCTTATAGCAGACAGGTTATTTATTTGAAAGATGATTTTTGGATTGTAAAAGATAATTTTTCATCTGATGGCGCTCATGATTACAAGCAAGTTTGGCAAGGACATTATTCTTTAGAAGAATCACCAAATTTAATCCGTTCAACATTTGATACAGCATCGGGATTAGATATCTATCAACTAAAAAAGACAGATACGGTTACTACTTCAGGAACACGCGGCAAGCAATGGGCTGTAGTTACTAAAAGAGATCAGAATGTATTTAGTTTTATTACTATTCTATGCCCATACCAGGGCTATGCCAACAGAATTGATGAGGAGAAAGACAAGCCTGATTTTAAGGGATGGGTATTGAATGATTCATTTTGGACTATAGACGGAACTAAACCAAGCTCTTTATCAAAAGAATCTAAAACACTACTTTTTTCTGTACGGAAGTTAGCGTTTGAAAACATTAAATTAGAATTTACCCAAGCTTCCGATGTAGTGGTTATTCTTAAAGATAATTTGCTAACCGTACAATCTATCGGAGAAAAAGAGTCTCAATTATCGTTTAGAAATAAATCAACGAAAAAGAACATGACGCTTAAACCTGGTGAAACGGTAGCATTTAGTCTTAAATAG
- a CDS encoding chondroitinase-B domain-containing protein, which produces MKKSCILLFLSLTLFSYQEKIAAQTLKVSTPKELQEAISKAKAGNEIVLKNGVWKDIQIKFYGEGTEEMPITLRAETAGKVTIEGVSNLRLGGKYLVVKDLHFKNGYTPSNSVIQFKINEDSIANHSRITNVVIDEFTQPNREVSDHWIEFWGRHNQLDHSNIVGKSNFGPTVRVFLKGNEHVNNHHQIVYNHFGPRPRKGGPHGETLQIGSSHTSMTPSYTNVSNNFFDRCNGEVEIISNKSNFNAYRNNIFFESEGSLVLRHGNYCTIDGNVFIGNDNSEFIGGIRVINTGHWITNNYFYKIKGNEFRSALAVMNGIPKSPLNRYNQVTDVVVAYNTYIDCKSPFQFGVGTNIDKKDVLPASEIRSARPERMLLANNLVYNHEEDQYLIVNYDDVGGVTFKNNILNSENKSGVTSDGISTKVFEVKQVSEDLYVPTKNQEDVFHGFDFETIKSDLFGADRQKQNSIGAISLPVSGNQVLVQKNLYGSKWFSTEASNYTPKIITVSSAKSLISKLKSAHSGDILSLKSGVYKINTTLLIDKNITITSSDKDKKAELRFATGITGFEMHPKGILNLENISIKGDKTQDAIVTLDKNMSKAFNLFIKNTEISKFKSVIKAYKASFADTIAIDNSSIKDCLTGILLNTETDAKGDYNAEFVFITNSTFDQVQSSVLNYYRGGYDESTIGGNLVLKNNTFTNCGKADESGLLIQNHGIVNVDFTENTFKDNPVKEIAVLWGEKGQKPVNNTISNSGEIRIEQNLKQKLMY; this is translated from the coding sequence ATGAAAAAAAGTTGTATCCTTTTATTTTTATCACTTACATTGTTTTCTTACCAAGAAAAAATAGCAGCACAAACTTTAAAAGTAAGCACGCCAAAAGAATTGCAGGAAGCTATTTCCAAGGCGAAAGCTGGAAATGAAATTGTTCTTAAAAATGGTGTTTGGAAAGATATTCAAATTAAGTTTTATGGTGAAGGCACAGAAGAAATGCCTATTACCTTACGTGCAGAAACCGCAGGTAAAGTTACTATAGAAGGGGTTTCTAATTTGAGGCTAGGAGGGAAGTATCTTGTGGTTAAAGATTTGCATTTTAAAAATGGATACACGCCTTCAAACAGTGTGATTCAATTTAAAATAAATGAGGATTCTATTGCAAACCACAGTAGGATTACAAATGTTGTAATCGATGAGTTTACACAACCAAACAGAGAAGTATCTGACCATTGGATTGAATTTTGGGGGAGACATAATCAACTAGATCACAGTAATATTGTAGGTAAATCTAATTTTGGACCTACAGTAAGGGTATTCTTGAAAGGGAATGAACATGTAAATAATCACCATCAAATTGTCTATAATCATTTCGGACCAAGACCTCGTAAAGGAGGACCTCACGGGGAAACTTTGCAGATAGGAAGTAGTCATACTTCAATGACACCTTCTTATACTAATGTTTCCAATAATTTTTTCGACAGATGTAATGGAGAAGTGGAGATAATTTCAAATAAATCTAATTTTAACGCCTACAGAAATAATATCTTCTTTGAGAGTGAAGGCTCTTTAGTGTTAAGACATGGGAACTACTGTACTATTGATGGTAATGTCTTTATAGGAAATGATAACTCTGAATTTATCGGAGGTATTCGTGTCATAAATACAGGACATTGGATTACCAATAACTACTTCTATAAGATTAAAGGAAATGAGTTTAGAAGTGCCCTTGCGGTTATGAATGGTATTCCAAAATCTCCTTTAAACCGTTACAACCAAGTTACAGATGTTGTTGTTGCGTACAACACGTATATTGATTGTAAGTCTCCTTTTCAATTTGGAGTAGGAACTAATATTGATAAAAAGGATGTTTTGCCAGCTTCAGAAATTCGTTCAGCAAGACCAGAACGCATGCTTCTTGCTAATAATTTAGTTTATAATCATGAAGAAGATCAATACCTGATTGTAAATTATGATGATGTTGGGGGTGTGACTTTTAAAAATAATATTTTAAATAGCGAAAATAAAAGTGGTGTTACTAGTGATGGAATTAGTACTAAAGTTTTCGAGGTAAAACAAGTATCAGAAGATCTTTATGTGCCTACAAAAAACCAAGAAGATGTATTTCATGGTTTCGATTTTGAAACTATTAAATCAGATCTTTTCGGAGCGGATAGGCAAAAACAAAATAGTATTGGAGCAATAAGCTTACCAGTATCAGGAAACCAAGTTTTAGTTCAAAAAAATCTTTATGGTTCTAAATGGTTTTCAACAGAAGCATCCAATTATACCCCTAAAATAATAACGGTAAGCTCAGCGAAATCATTGATATCTAAACTTAAGAGCGCACATTCTGGAGACATTTTATCTTTAAAATCTGGAGTTTATAAAATCAACACTACATTGTTAATTGATAAAAATATAACAATTACTTCTTCGGATAAAGATAAGAAAGCCGAATTGCGATTTGCTACAGGAATTACAGGGTTTGAAATGCACCCTAAAGGAATATTAAATTTAGAAAACATAAGTATAAAAGGAGACAAAACACAAGATGCGATAGTTACCTTGGATAAAAACATGTCTAAAGCCTTCAACCTTTTTATAAAAAACACAGAGATTTCAAAGTTTAAAAGTGTTATTAAAGCCTACAAAGCATCCTTTGCAGATACGATAGCAATAGACAACAGTAGTATTAAAGATTGTTTAACGGGGATTCTTTTAAATACGGAGACGGATGCAAAAGGCGATTATAATGCAGAGTTTGTTTTTATCACGAATTCTACCTTTGATCAGGTTCAATCTTCAGTTTTAAATTATTATCGAGGAGGTTATGATGAGTCTACTATCGGAGGAAATTTAGTATTGAAAAATAATACGTTTACCAATTGTGGTAAGGCAGATGAGAGCGGCCTTTTAATTCAAAATCACGGTATCGTAAATGTAGATTTTACAGAAAACACTTTCAAAGACAATCCAGTAAAAGAAATTGCTGTTTTATGGGGTGAGAAAGGTCAGAAGCCTGTGAATAATACTATTTCAAATTCAGGAGAAATTAGAATAGAGCAAAATCTGAAACAAAAATTAATGTACTAG
- a CDS encoding ferritin-like domain-containing protein: protein MKNLTNLLEYQVKDLLDIELQLLQVLPNIIFCVTDKYLLELLHIHLQEATVQRNKIEHVAQELQILHTKQTSEVMTSLVKQTNLFLRKKIKSELKDAGIIAEIQKIEYYKIACYDIALSYAKELKLISITSLLNDTLNQVYEINESLTDLAENHITKKASINF, encoded by the coding sequence ATGAAAAACCTAACTAATCTTTTAGAATATCAAGTAAAAGATTTACTAGATATTGAACTGCAATTACTCCAAGTTCTCCCAAATATTATATTCTGTGTTACAGACAAATACCTTTTAGAACTACTCCATATACATTTGCAGGAGGCTACCGTTCAAAGAAATAAAATTGAACACGTCGCACAAGAACTACAAATACTACATACAAAACAAACCTCGGAGGTAATGACAAGTCTAGTAAAGCAGACCAATCTATTCTTGCGTAAAAAAATCAAATCAGAACTCAAAGATGCGGGGATTATTGCCGAGATACAAAAAATTGAGTATTACAAAATAGCATGCTATGATATTGCTCTAAGCTACGCCAAAGAGCTCAAATTAATTTCTATAACTTCTTTATTAAATGATACGCTAAACCAAGTATACGAGATTAATGAAAGCTTAACAGATTTAGCAGAAAATCATATAACTAAAAAGGCTTCAATTAACTTTTAA
- a CDS encoding AraC family transcriptional regulator: MKRIVVNSLPLKDVINDIAIALDTKYVQKCDQFILTVPAHYGSGEIMGVNFKNNMGIFIYNCEFKEDFEIQFVINEVHPLKFLFCLEGTLEHKFAEDKHRHSIVQYQNAIVSSSKHNGHILCFKKNQKTIFYSLEIDRLNFLEHYMCEIDSLSYRLQDLFRDEEADNVFYYDGFYSLELATLFTEIQDFQHGSFLKKTFLEGKSYEILTKQIIQYEDDLKNESKRTLLRISEVKKVREAIILIDTDVATYKNLKVISSKVGLNQSKLQYGFQYFFKQTIHQYIQDKRLEQSKALLIQQENSIADVMFLLGITSRSYFSKLFKDKFGMTPSYYRDNFKKIIDNKR, translated from the coding sequence ATGAAACGTATTGTGGTTAATTCTTTGCCCTTAAAAGATGTTATTAACGATATTGCTATTGCATTAGATACAAAGTATGTTCAAAAATGTGATCAGTTTATTCTAACGGTTCCAGCCCATTACGGTAGTGGTGAAATAATGGGAGTGAACTTTAAAAATAACATGGGTATTTTTATCTATAATTGTGAGTTCAAGGAAGATTTTGAAATTCAATTTGTCATAAATGAGGTACATCCCCTAAAATTTTTATTTTGTCTTGAAGGCACTTTAGAGCATAAGTTTGCAGAAGATAAGCACAGGCATTCTATTGTGCAATATCAAAATGCAATTGTATCTAGTAGTAAGCATAATGGACATATATTATGTTTCAAAAAAAACCAGAAAACCATATTTTATAGTTTAGAAATAGATCGCCTGAACTTTTTGGAACACTATATGTGTGAGATTGATAGTCTTTCATATAGGTTACAGGATTTATTTAGAGATGAAGAAGCAGATAACGTTTTTTATTATGATGGGTTTTATAGTCTAGAATTAGCAACCTTATTTACCGAGATACAGGATTTTCAGCATGGAAGTTTTCTTAAGAAAACTTTTCTAGAAGGTAAGTCTTATGAGATATTGACGAAACAAATAATTCAATATGAAGACGACTTAAAGAACGAAAGTAAGCGTACCTTACTCCGTATTTCTGAAGTAAAAAAAGTAAGAGAGGCTATTATTCTGATAGACACTGACGTGGCTACCTATAAAAACTTAAAAGTAATATCATCCAAGGTGGGATTAAATCAAAGTAAGTTACAGTACGGCTTTCAATATTTTTTCAAGCAAACTATTCACCAGTATATTCAAGACAAACGCTTAGAGCAGAGCAAAGCATTATTGATTCAGCAAGAGAATTCTATTGCGGATGTTATGTTTTTATTAGGAATAACAAGTAGAAGCTATTTTTCTAAATTGTTTAAGGATAAATTTGGAATGACGCCTTCTTATTATAGAGATAATTTTAAAAAAATAATTGATAATAAAAGGTAA
- a CDS encoding response regulator — MNSQFRKIAIADDDEDDRYIFQEAFESLNLGLELFQFKDGMELMNYLNCSLNEMPNFLFLDLNMPKKNGLECLQEIRANERLKGLPISIYSTSNSDRDIQEAYAFGADIYLTKPTSFNLLKNSLERLITVSWVKEISKPSKKEFIFNLH; from the coding sequence ATGAATTCACAATTTCGAAAAATAGCCATTGCAGATGACGATGAAGATGATAGATATATATTTCAAGAAGCATTTGAGTCTTTAAATTTAGGGTTGGAATTATTTCAATTTAAAGACGGTATGGAATTAATGAATTATTTGAATTGTTCCTTGAATGAAATGCCTAATTTCTTATTTTTAGACTTAAACATGCCTAAGAAGAATGGTTTAGAGTGTTTGCAGGAAATAAGAGCTAATGAAAGATTAAAAGGGTTGCCAATAAGTATTTATTCTACTTCCAATTCAGACAGAGATATTCAAGAAGCCTATGCTTTCGGAGCGGATATTTATTTAACAAAACCAACTAGCTTTAATTTACTTAAAAATTCTTTAGAACGCTTAATTACAGTTAGTTGGGTGAAAGAGATTTCGAAACCAAGTAAGAAGGAATTTATTTTCAACCTACATTAG